One genomic window of Etheostoma spectabile isolate EspeVRDwgs_2016 chromosome 7, UIUC_Espe_1.0, whole genome shotgun sequence includes the following:
- the c1qtnf12 gene encoding adipolin yields the protein MRCGAGPLAVVAAVFWTQCVLLDGVDAKKERKRPKEATPQHTETYNATISNSEEVGGSIKISDNQRVDPLGSWMDFVKRPVGNFPGKCRKRKRPLPGPPGPPGPPGPQGPPGSPGAEVTQEVLLQEFKDMIKEATERRAAALDRQTSPSQLPTALLTLEGMTSYRRIEEAFHCKLKGPVVVDKKTLVELQNFQTPPAKGAFLRGSGMDQSTGRFTAPITGIYQFSANVHIDHNEVKRSKSQLKARDNVRVLICIESLCHRYTSLEMIVGLESNSKIFSVSVQGLLELQAGQYTSIFVDNAAGASITVQNGSDFMGMLLGV from the exons ATGCGGTGCGGGGCCGGGCCTCTGGCCGTGGTGGCTGCGGTGTTTTGGACTCAGTGTGTTCTTCTGGACGGGGTGGATGCcaagaaggagagaaaaaggccAAAGGAGGCCACCCCGCAACACACAGAGACCTACAACGCTACGATCTCCAACAGCGAAGAGGTCGGCGGGAGCATCAAG ATTTCTGACAACCAGCGAGTGGATCCGCTGGGATCATGGATGGACTTTGTCAAAAGACCGGTTGGCAACTTCCCTGGAAAGTGTCGCAAACGCAAGCGACCCTTG CCGGGCCCACCTGGTCCCCCCGGACCTCCCGGCCCGCAGGGACCCCCTGGCTCTCCTGGAGCCGAAGTGACCCAGGAAGTTCTTCTCCAGGAGTTCAAAGACATGATTAAAG AGGCCACAGAGAGGAGAGCAGCAGCGTTGGACAGACAAACTAGCCCCAGCCAGCTACCTACGGCCCTCCTCACCCTGGAGGGGATGACCTCCTACCGGCGGATAGAGGAGGCTTTCCACTGCAAGCTCAAGGGACCTGTGGTGGTCGACAAGAAGACTCTGGTGGAGCTCCAGAACTTTCAGACA CCACCAGCTAAAGGAGCCTTCCTCAGGGGGTCGGGAATGGACCAGTCCACCGGAAGATTCACAGCTCCCATCACTGGGATCTACCAGTTCTCTGCTAACGTCCACATTG ACCACAATGAGGTGAAGAGGAGCAAGAGCCAGCTAAAGGCCAGGGATAATGTTCGGGTGCTGATCTGCATTGAATCACTCTGCCACAGATACAC CTCACTGGAGATGATTGTTGGATTAGAAAGTAACAGCAAGATATTCTCTGTCAGCGTGCAGGGGCTGCTGGAGCTACAG GCTGGCCAGTACACCTCCATATTTGTGGACAACGCAGCAGGTGCCTCCATCACGGTACAAAACGGTTCGGATTTCATGGGCATGCTGCTCGGTGTGTAG